Proteins co-encoded in one Cataglyphis hispanica isolate Lineage 1 chromosome 4, ULB_Chis1_1.0, whole genome shotgun sequence genomic window:
- the LOC126848626 gene encoding uncharacterized protein LOC126848626 → MLGKKDIWNSRYYIIPKIYMTIAGVWPYHRLRDRCIRFVPMFTFCFSILIPQLLYVLNAMDLDDIFEGLPSVLISIIFSYKIAILMLNSKHIKSCLKMIEDDWLSLNTDVERVILARHSEYGRYLTIFYAVFMNITAFFYLIKPVIMTLLEDNAVNITKSSISGASKLPFQVEYGKKLDQYFYPITIHCYLGVFAHVFSTIAVDTFYYTVVQHACGMFSIVGHMLENIGIDSDANFHMKLDKIRDMNYHKALLCLRMHLHVIEFAEMIESTFTNMFLISISLNMICGSIGGIQVVMNLSNARDIAAPLAIYIAQLTHLFLQFWQAQFLLDYSNVPYEAICKGKWYYTSKRCRKIFLLIMNRTISPCKLTAGKIMTLSIESFAAVNNTT, encoded by the exons atgtTGGGCAAGAAAGACATCTGGAATAGTCGGTACTATATCATTCCTAAAATATACATGACTATAGCGGGAGTATGGCCGTATCATAGACTTCGCGATAGATGTATACGCTTCGTGCCGATGTTTACTTTCTGCTTTAGTATTCTCATACCtcag TTACTGTACGTATTAAACGCAATGGATCTCGATGATATTTTCGAGGGTTTGCCATCCGTATTGATTAGCATAATATTCAGTTATAAAATAGCAATCCTAATGTTGAACAGCAAACAT ATCAAGTCTTGCCTTAAGATGATAGAAGACGACTGGTTATCATTAAATACAGATGTGGAAAGGGTTATATTGGCACGTCACAGCGAATATGGACGATATCTGACAATATTTTACGCAG ttttcatgaatataacagcattcttttatttgataaaaccaGTCATTATGACGTTATTAGAGGACAATGCTGTGAACATAACAAAGTCGTCCATATCGGGTGCATCGAAATTGCCATTTCAAGTCGAGTATGGCAAGAAATTAGACCAGTATTTCTACCCAATAACAATTCACTGTTATCTAGGCGTGTTCGCTCACGTATTTAGTACAATCGCGGTTGACACCTTTTATTATACTGTAGTGCAGCATGCCTGCGGAATGTTTTCAATTGTTGG ACACATGTTAGAGAATATCGGTATAGATAGTGATGCTAATTTTCATATGAAGTTGGACAAGATAAGAGACATGAATTATCACAAAGCATTGCTCTGTTTGCGTATGCATCTTCACGTAATAGA ATTCGCGGAAATGATCGAATCTACATTTACAAATATGTTCCTGATCAGCATtagtttaaatatgatttgtgGCAGTATAGGCGGTATACaa GTAGTGATGAATTTAAGCAATGCGAGAGATATTGCAGCACCTCTGGCAATTTACATTGCGCAACTCACTCAtcttttcttacaattttggCAAGCTCAATTTTTATTGGACTATAGTAATGTTCCATATGAAGCGAT TTGCAAAGGAAAGTGGTATTACACTTCAAAAAGATGTCgcaagatatttcttttaatcatGAACAGAACTATATCACCTTGCAAATTAACTGCTGGTAAAATTATGACTTTATCTATTGAAAGCTTTGCTGCGGTAAATAATActacataa